In Labilibaculum sp. DW002, one DNA window encodes the following:
- a CDS encoding PaaI family thioesterase, whose translation MTNNTHSVPAKGIQDFYPDHFAQCYGCGRLNEHGHQIKTNWNGDETITRFVPKNYHTAIPGFVYGGLLASLIDCHGTGSAALALAKEKGIELSDSNAPRCVTASLQVKYLKPTPIGGEIEIRGKIKEVSQRKAIVETELYANGILCVFGEVISVLVPDDFGK comes from the coding sequence ATGACAAACAACACACACTCAGTTCCCGCAAAAGGAATACAAGATTTTTATCCAGACCATTTTGCACAATGCTATGGCTGTGGACGATTAAACGAGCACGGACATCAGATTAAAACCAATTGGAATGGCGATGAAACCATCACTCGCTTTGTGCCTAAAAATTACCATACAGCAATTCCTGGTTTTGTATATGGCGGACTACTTGCCTCACTGATCGATTGCCACGGAACAGGCTCGGCTGCTTTGGCTTTAGCAAAAGAGAAAGGTATTGAACTTTCAGACTCTAACGCTCCTAGGTGTGTTACTGCTTCTTTGCAAGTGAAATACCTAAAACCTACCCCAATTGGTGGGGAAATAGAAATTCGAGGAAAAATTAAGGAGGTGAGCCAACGAAAGGCAATTGTTGAAACCGAACTATATGCAAACGGCATTCTTTGCGTTTTTGGCGAGGTAATTTCTGTTTTGGTTCCCGATGATTTTGGGAAATAA
- a CDS encoding TolC family protein, which translates to MIRKVSLFIVFIMCCQFNLIAQEELNLSKAIAIGLENNYQLKIVKKSEEISDLNNTWGNAGRYPKVDFNFASRNTWDYNENQDYTRNGLVPSLDVSWTIFDGFAVQIRKDKFDDLAQLSKGNTIIAIENKIELIILAYYKVLLEKESLGVNQKIMELSSDRYEKMKVGKEIGSSVTYDVLQAQNAWLQDRSAFLLQEVGFNNAVRDLNFLLGVKESKTYTFSEEFLPVNEEYLLGNLMDKMLSDNNTLKNRYIQEMLLKRDVQMARSNFYPRVSLGAGVQGNRTRNKLDGMSSSTADSHNLYANVSLNYLIFNGNSNRRAMQIAKIQEEIGKIETEDVKHTLTNLLAQQFEAYQVRKELYKLAEENLSAAELNLSISKDKYESGSINSFNYRDIQITYQNVAFARENAIFNLIQSRTALVRITGGILTE; encoded by the coding sequence ATGATCAGAAAAGTATCATTATTCATAGTCTTCATTATGTGCTGTCAGTTTAACTTGATAGCACAAGAAGAACTTAATCTCTCCAAAGCAATTGCAATTGGCTTGGAGAATAACTATCAATTAAAGATTGTAAAAAAGTCGGAAGAAATTTCTGATTTGAACAATACCTGGGGAAATGCGGGTAGGTATCCAAAAGTGGATTTTAATTTTGCTTCGCGGAACACCTGGGATTATAACGAGAATCAGGATTACACTCGAAATGGTTTGGTGCCTTCTTTAGACGTAAGTTGGACCATTTTTGATGGTTTTGCAGTGCAAATTCGAAAAGATAAGTTCGACGATTTGGCACAACTTTCAAAAGGAAATACGATCATCGCTATCGAGAATAAAATTGAATTGATTATTCTTGCTTATTACAAGGTGCTTTTGGAAAAAGAGAGCTTGGGAGTAAATCAAAAAATCATGGAATTGTCTTCCGACCGATATGAAAAAATGAAAGTCGGTAAAGAGATTGGAAGTTCGGTTACCTACGATGTTTTGCAAGCTCAAAATGCATGGTTACAAGATCGTTCAGCCTTCTTGTTGCAAGAAGTTGGTTTTAATAATGCAGTTCGAGATTTAAACTTTTTATTGGGCGTTAAGGAAAGTAAAACCTACACATTCTCAGAAGAGTTTTTACCTGTAAACGAAGAATATCTATTGGGTAATTTGATGGATAAAATGTTGTCTGATAACAACACCTTAAAGAATAGATACATTCAGGAAATGCTTTTGAAACGAGATGTTCAGATGGCTAGAAGCAACTTCTATCCACGAGTTTCTTTAGGAGCAGGTGTGCAAGGTAACAGAACAAGAAACAAATTGGATGGAATGTCTTCGTCTACTGCTGATTCGCATAATTTGTACGCTAATGTAAGTTTAAACTACCTGATTTTTAATGGTAATTCGAATCGTAGAGCAATGCAAATTGCCAAGATTCAGGAAGAAATTGGAAAGATTGAAACGGAAGATGTAAAGCACACTTTAACCAATTTATTAGCGCAGCAATTTGAAGCTTATCAAGTACGAAAAGAACTGTATAAGCTGGCTGAGGAAAACCTAAGCGCAGCAGAATTAAATTTGAGTATTTCAAAGGATAAATATGAATCGGGGAGTATTAATTCTTTCAACTATCGTGATATTCAGATTACCTATCAGAATGTTGCTTTTGCGAGAGAAAATGCAATTTTTAACTTGATTCAATCTAGAACTGCCTTAGTAAGAATTACCGGTGGAATATTAACGGAATAA